A segment of the Deltaproteobacteria bacterium genome:
CCCAGGGACATCTTGATGAACTTCACTGGGGGAATCCTGGGGGAATTGATCCTCATCGTCTTTAATCCTGAGTTGATAAGGAGGAAAGAGGGTGTCCCCTCGACTTGATTTATCGAAAGAGGACAAGGGGAATTTAATCACCCTGCTTGCCCTCGGCCTTGTCCTGAGGCTCTATGCCTTCTCCCAGATCTATCTGATCGCTAAAGATGGGGCCTTCCAGTACATACCTGTGGCCAAGCTCTTTTATGAAGGTGAGTATCTTCAAGCCCTGCTCCAGCCCCAGCTTCCACTGTATCCTTTTTTGCTCTCTCTTTTTTCCCATATAACAGGTGACTTCGAGCTGGCGGGCCAGCTCATCTCCATTATTTTTAGCATCCTGGCTGTATTCCCCCTTTATTTCATAGGAAAGTCCCTATTCGGCCCAAAGCCTGCCTTCTGGACAACACTACTCTATCTAATCAATCCCCTGATGCTGTGGAGTTCGGTGGATGTATTGAAGGAGGGGGCGTTTATCTTTTTCTTTTTCTCCTCAGTATACTGCTCCTTGGAATTTTTGAGGGAAGGGAGAAGGGCATGGCTGATCTGGACAGTGGTCTTTGCCGTAGCAGGTGCCCTGACCCGCATGATCACCCTGGAGGTGTTGTTGGTATTGGGGCTTTGGCTGGTATATGTTGGCTTACGGGAAAGGTTGAGGGAGAAGAAGTTAGCATATCGTTATCTTTTTGTGGTCATTTTGTTCTTTGGGGTCATTATGGCCTTTGTCATCCCTGGGATCTGGGGTTGGGAATTTTGGATTGTAAAAAAGCCCTATGCCGCCGCAGAGGGGATTCTTCAGCGATGGTTCGTATATCAGTTGCCAAGCCTGTCCCATATTGGAGAGAGATCCCTCTATATCATAGGCAGGTTCATAGAAAAGGCCTATCCCTTGCCCTTTCTCCTCGCCCTAGTCGGTCTCGGGTGGAGGGTGAAGGCCAAGGAGTTCGGCACTGAGGAGAGGTACATTGCCTTGTTGATGGTGGCGCTTATTATCATCTTTTTTCCCCTTTTATATGCGTCGGGGAGATATCTCCTGCCTGCTATCTTTCTCTTTTATCTCTGGGCAGGGTTTGGTTTTGTGAAGATGAGGGAGTTTATCGATAATAGGTTCACGAGATATCCCAAGCTCAATGCCGTCATTTTTGTTATGCTCATCCTGCTGACGATCGTGCCCATCTCCCTTCAGCCCCAAAGATTAGATAAGATCGGGCGCAAGGAGGTTGGACTTTGGTTGCGAGAGCAATCCCTGTCGCCGCCCCTGATCCTGACCAATATCCCCCGGGTGGCCTACTATGCAGGGGGGAGGTATTTGTCTATTCCTCCAAAGGCCACCCCAGAGAAGATAGTCAACAGGGGGAAGAGGGCAGGAATTGATTACTTGGTAATAGAGGAGAAACGGAGTAGCATCTCAAAGTCTTTAACCCCTTTCGAGAAGGAAGGGGAGCTGGAACTCATCCTCCGTCATCCCTATGGAAGGAAGGGAAGGATCATCTACGTCTATAGACTAAGAGGAAATGAGTAGCCCATCAATAGAATCCTGATGGGTTCATAGCTACTGCTTAGAATCTGTGACAATCATATCCGGGAAGCCCTCATTGTGCAAGGGGAGTATATTGTATCGTAGCGAAATAATTTTCTGCCGTAATATTCAAATTTTTTGGGGGAATTTCTGAGCTTGTAAGGGTCATAAGATGACTTCTTTTCTTCTCAGCTGGAAAGAGCTGATCTTTTTCATCGTTGTCTTTACCATCTTTTTTACCCCCTGGAGCACAGGCCGCAGAAGGTATCTCCTGCTGGGACTCTTTATCTATCTTTTGGACCAGCCCTTGATCGCCAACTTCCACCCCGGGCATATGGGGTGGTGGCTAAGGGAACCAGTAGCCTGGATCACCTCGGCCACCTGGTTGGGTGCCGTAGCGTTATCTTTAGGTTCGCTTAAAGGTAGAAAAGGTCAAAGGGATTGGGAGGCCCTCTCAGAAACCCATCTTTATCCTCACCTCATCGTCATTTCCCTTATCCTCTTGGCCATTTTCTTGTTCAATCTCCCCGCAATTTCCCCTCAATTTAAGGTTTATCCTGATTATTCCTTCGCTATTTTGCTCATAAATGTCCCCTTGCAGTACCTCATTGGGTTCTATTTGTTGGGATTCTATGGAGGGGCCATCAAATCCCCCCTCCCCCTTGCTTTAGCAGGGGTGCTACTCTGTGTTCTTTTAACTAGCCTTTTTCACCTTCAAGGGACGATCTCTGAATATAGAGCGCTTCTCAATACCCCGCCAACCCAGGAGGGGGCTACGGAGCTGATAAAGAGATGGGAGGCAATGTTGGAAAGGAATAAGGTGTCTTCCATAGTTTCTATAAAGTTGGCCGCCTATGAGCGGATAGGTAACCTGAAGCTCTGGGTTGGCGATCTAGAAGGAGCACGGATGAATTATAAGAAGGTCTTGAGAGAGGACCCCGATTGTTTTATGGCCCATGTCGGTCTTGCGAGACTCCTAACTGAAGAGGGGAGAACAGGGAAGGCGAGAGAGGCCTTTCAAAGGGTGATAGAGCGCAACCCCTACCTTTCATGGGAAGAGCTGGCGAAATTGGTCCCTCCTTTAAAATTTAAGGAGATTTTCATATTGGCAGATGTCTTGGAGGCACAAGGGAGGCAAAAGGAGGCCTTTTGTGCCTATAGGCAGGCCCTGCAGATACAACCTCAAGACCCCAGGGTGAACTTCCGGTTGGGCAGGATATATTTTACCCAAGGGAATTATAAAAAGGCAATCGTGGCCTTCCAAAAGACACTCGTCAAGAACCCCCGACACCTTCACGCACTCTCTTATCTCATCGATATATATGAAGAGGAAGGGATGGGGGATTTGGCCCAGCAATATCGAGATATCGTTATGAGGGAGGTGGTTACCCATCGCATCCTACCTTCAGAATGGCAGGGCAGGGCAGGAGGAAGCCTTTATTGGAAGGGGGGATGCTATACCCGGATACAGTTGTATCGGGGTAGGATCCTCTTTAAGATCTACGTTCGGGGTACCCCAGCCCAAGGGGTATGGCCACACATGGTGGTCAAATTGAACCAAGAGATCATCGGAGAGGCCGATGTGACCACCCGGGAATTTAGACCCTATTCCTTCACCAAGGATGTGAGTACAGGTATCTACAGTCTCTGGATCTATTTTTCCAATGATCTCTGTCTGGTAAAAGAAGTAGATGGGAAAAAGGTTAGAGAGGATAGAAATCTGTTTGTGGGGGCGGCAGAGATAACCTACGTGAGATGAGAAGCGCTCGGGGCCCTAAAAGCCAGGAGAAGAGGTGTGTGTCAGGTCTGGTCTGTTGAAGGACCTTGTCGGGATATTTGAAAGGAAAGTCTTTGCAAAGGGCGGGGTTTGAATGTTGCTGCAGTTGGTTGATTATGAGACGAGCTTTACCACAAACCCTGGGCATTGAAGCAAGGAGGGGTTAAGGCCCTGCTGATGAGTAGCCCACTTCCAGGGCCATTAGGTTGGCCTCCTTCAGGCGAGGGGGGGTGATACCAGAGACCACCTCCTTTATCTCCTCATAGGTGTAAGGAAGCCTAACGGTGGAGATACCGTAGCCGATGAGTACGAGGTTGGCAGCCAAAGGATTCCCGATCTCCGTGGCCAGCCCATCAGCATCTAAGACATAGAAGGCTATCCCTTTTTCCTTTGCCTCCCCTTGGGGAAGCTGGCCAGGGGTGTTGATGATAGCAGCACCCCCTCTCCTCACCATGGGGAGATTCCTCAGCCCCTCCTCCTTCTGAAACCCGAAGAGGACATCGGCCCTCCCCCTTGCAACCAAGGGGCTATGATATGGGCCTATCTTGAGGTGGGAGACCACAGAGCCGCCTCGCTGACTCATCCCATGGGTCTCCGAGCCGAAGACCGACTCTCCCTTGGTATGGGCCAACTCATAGAAGACACGGGTGGCAAACAGGACCCCCTGCCCCCCCACCCCGGTGAAGATCATCTGTAGGCTCATCCTCTGCGCTCCTTAATCGCCCCTTGCGGGCAGGCATAGACGCAGAGGCCACACTGAATGCAGGTCCGCTCATCTACCTCCACCTGGTCATTGCCCATGATAAGGGAAGGACACTCAAAGAGCTTGAGGCAATATCCACAGCTTACACAGCCCTCGACCAAAGGCATGGAGATGGCCCCCCGCGGGCACACCTCGGCACAAAGGCGGCAGAGGGTGCATCTATCAGGGTCGATCCTGTAAACCTCCCCTCTCTCACTATCGCTTCCTCCGGACACGAGATCAGACAGAAATCGCACCTTGTACAACTGCCGCAATGAAAGCACCTCTCTGCTGCCTCCCTCTGTGCCTCGGCCAAAGATATCCCCTTGTGGACCTCCTGAAATCCCTTCACCGCCTCCTCTTTAGAGATCCTGGGCAGGGGGACCCTCTCACCCTTGGGGAACCAGCTTAGGTCGATATCCCCTATGGTGGCCTTCTGAGGATTTCTCACCTTTTGGGGGGATGACAGATCCACCTCGCCTTGGAGGTATCTGTGGATGGCCAGGGCCCCCCTGCGGCCCGATCCCAGGGCATGGGCCACAGTGCGAGGATTAGGGAGGAGGTCACCCCCCAGGAAGATCCCTTCCCTCTCCAGATCATCCAACCCATGGGGCAAAAAAGAGAGGTCAGGGTCCTCCCCTATGGCCACTACCACCCCATCCAGCCCTACTGTAAAAGGTGGGGCATCAAGAGGGTGCACCTCCCTTCGGCCATCATCTCCCAGATCTCCTAGGCGCATCCTCGCCAATTTCAATCCCACGATTCGCCCATTTTCCCCCAGGACCCTCACTGGGGAGACCAGATACTCTATCTCCACCCCTTCTGCCAGGGCCTCTTCTACTTCCAGGGAATAGGCCGGCATCTCCTCCCTTGTCCTTCGGTAGAAGATCACTGGCTGACACCCCAGCCTGAGGAGGGAGCGGGCCACGTCTATCGCTGTATTTCCCCCGCCGATGACCCCTATCTTTCCCTTTATCTCGAGTTTTTCTCCTATATTGACGGTCTGTAAGATATCAAGCCCCTGATATACCCCCTTTAGATCCTCACCCGGTATCCCCAACCTCCTACCCTGATGGGCCCCGGTGGCCAGGAATATGGCATTAAACCCCCTCCTTAATTCTTCAAAGGGAAGATCAACCCCCACCTTCACCCCTGTGCTTATCTTGACACCCAGGGATTTGATCCGCCCTATCTCCCTGCTCAAGACCTGCTTAGGGAGGCGGTAGGGGGGAATACCATATCTCAACACCCCGCCGAGCTCGGACTGCGCCTCGAAAAGCTGGACCTCATAGCCCAAAAGGGCCAGGTGGTAGGCGCATGTCAACCCCGCTGATCCTCCTCCGACTACTGCTATCCGGAGGTCATTCCCTTCTTGCCTCTTTTCCAGGGCTATCCTGGCCCCTTCATCCCCGATAACCCTCTCTAACGCGGCGATGGCCGCCTCCGTCGCCTTGGCCGAGGCATTGGCGATGACGATATCGTTTGCACCTACCATGTCGGTGGCGTAAAACCTTCGGGCCTCTTGGACCCCTTCATGATAGGCCTTTATTGGATCTCCGGCAAAGATGGCCGCCGTCTCCCCACGGCCGTTGATGAGACAGTCTATCTTCAGATCAAGCCCCGCCTTGAGGGATGCCTCCTCAATCTGCTCCCAGGCCCACCTCTGCCCTCCAGCCGGTCCCCGCAGCACCCGCTCATGATGGGCGACGATACTCTCCATGCTGGCGACCCCGGGCATGACGATCTTGCCCCCTCCGCTGAAGCCGGCAAAGGTATGGGGCAGGATGGCCCCAATCCCTATCTTCAGGTCACAGGAGGCCACCTCCTGATTGACCTCGATAGGGACACCGCCTGATGTCTCTCCTATTTCTATACAGTTCTCATAGGGGTTGTGGTTAAAGACCGGGAACCCCGCGAGGATCTCCTCCCCTAACTTACTCCTAAGATCGCATAGTTATGGGGGGCGTGGGCCCCTAAGGCCACCACGAACCTAATACCCTCCTCTTTGATACCGGCATTGAGCAGTTCCTCTATGAGTTGTAAGGCGATCTCCTCCACCCTGGTAGGCCGGGAAAGGTCATCGAATATGATGGCTACCTCCTTTCTCCCCTTGATAAGCTCCTTTAGGGGGGGAGTGCCCAGGGGATTGCGCAGGGCAGCGATCATTTTGGAGGGAGGGATCTTGGGGGCTGACCACCCCTTCATAGGGTAGATGGTGACCTGCCAATCTTGGGGAAGATAGATTTCTATCTTCTCCTCTGCCCATGTCCACCCCGGTAATTTGAGAGCGGCGAATCTCATAAAGACCTTCGCTTAGAATTGAAAATTTCAGGTTTTTTCTAAAGAAAGTTGCTAAAAAGGGCCAAGGATTCAAAGTGAAGGGTTCTAGGATTCCCTGTCTGCCGTGTCCGGCACGGCACAGGCAGGAAGGATTCTAGGGCTTGCGGCGAGCTCAGCCGAGCGGTTCTAGTGTATTTCACTCGACCACTGGACCCCTTGGCCCCTAGGACCCTGTATCTGTTGACTCCTTGAATCCTTTCAATTCCAACAACTGAAGGGGAGAAGATCTAAATTTTATTATAATACTAACCTCCCCCCCTGGACAAGGGAAAAGATGTAATACCTCAGTCTTGGTGGGATGGGCTTCAAAGGGCCTCTTGTCCCCTGATAACTGAGGCATTACGAAAAGATGAACTTTCGACTTGACAAAAATTAAATATAGTTGTAAACAAAAAGGGACAGAAGGTAGGCTTTATCTTGTTTTAATCAATAAGATTAAGCGGTTATCCTTTTCGAAGATGAGAGGTGGCAGATGAAGAAGGGCTTGATAGTCTTCCTGGGGTTGATGATTCTCCTCTTTGGTCTTGGCCGTGCAGGAGAGGCCCCCACTGCCCAGAAGGCCTTGGATAAGGAGATGGACTACATAGTGAAAAAGGGGGATACCCTGTGGGATATATCTCAGAGGTTCTACGGTGATCCCTTTCTGTGGCCTAGGCTCTGGCAGCAAAACCAATATATCACCAACCCACACTGGATCTATCCAGGGGACCGTATCCGTCTCTACCCCTATAAGGTATTGATAGAAGAGGGAAAACCGCCCAAGGTGGAAGTGGCGAAGCCTGTCCTTCCCCCCAAGGTGGAGGAGGTTCCTGCTGCCCTTCCTCCACCTCCTGTCAGGATTAAGCTCTTCTCCTATCCAGAGGTCTATTCCGCCGGTTTCATAACGGAGGAGATGGAGGGGATCGGCAGTATCGTCGGTGCCAGAGAGGACATAGTGATGTTGAGCGAGGGGGATGAGGTCCATCTCACCTTTCAGAAGGGAATGTTGGTAAAAAAGGGCGATAAGTTCACCATCTTCAGGGTGGGGGACCTGATAAGACACCCCATCACCCACAAGGTGATAGGAAGAAAGGTCATGATCTTGGGGATAGTTAAAGTCACTGAACCTGAGGGTGAGACTAAGATGGGTCTGATAACCCTCTCTTTTGATCCCATCCTCAGGGGTGATGAACTCCTGCCCTATTTACCTCCCCGAGAGGAGCTTGCTATAAACAAGTTGGAAAGGCCTCTTTATGGATGGATTGCGGCGTCGAAAAGGAAAAAGGATGACTTGGGTGAAGGTAATATAGTCTATATCGACCGTGGGGAGGGGGATGAGATCAAGCCAGGGCACCTCTTTCAAGTGTTTCGTCGAGGGCAGTGGGCAATAGACCCTATCTCCAAGAAAAAGGTCAAGCTTCCCGACGATATCATCGGGAGGTTAATCGTCATCACGACGCAAAAGAAGACCTCCACCGCCCTCATTACGAAGAGCCGACTCCCCATCCATGTGGGAGACGAGGTCATAGGCGTCACCGATTGATATCCCTATGTGATCTTTGTGGAAGACTCCTTACCTCGTCATTGCCCCTTGACTATTAGCCCTCAGGTAATTATCCTTGTAAGCCAGCCTCACTCCAGGGGGCTTCGCCCTCTGAAACTCCATATAAGACAGGGTTCGAGGATTCTAGGGTTCAAGGGGTTTGTCTTTAAACTAGAACCCCGGGGCCCTGGAACCCTATGAGATAGACCCTCATGAGGTTTTAGATGGAAGATAAGCTCTATTGGCTTGCCCTGAATATGGTCCCTGGGGTGGGACCCATTGCATATCGAAATTTGGTGGCCAAATTTCAAAATCCACAGGGGGTCTTTGCCGCCTCCGTGCGAGAACTAAGTGCTGTGGAGGGGATAGGGGAAAAGACGATAAAGGCCATTAATGATTTTCCGGTGGAGGAGGTCGCCGCAGAGGAATTGAAGAAGGCGGAAGGGTTGGGGGTATCCATCCTCACCTTCCGAGATCAGGGCTATCCGCGAGACCTCCTCCAGATCTACGATTTCCCTCCCCTCTTATATATGCGGGGGGAATTGGGGGAAGAGGACTCCCTAGCGGTTGCCATCGTGGGCTCCCGCAGAGGTTCCCCATACGGGCGGGCGGTAACCAAGAGGATCAGTAAGGAGCTATCCTCTGCGGGGGTGACGGTGGTGAGCGGGATGGCCAGGGGGATAGATACGTTTGCCCACCTCGGGGCCTTGGAGGCCGGAGGGAGGACCATTGCGGTGCTCGGCTGCGGGGTCGATATCATCTACCCCCCGGAGAATAAGAGGCTATTTTTTGACATCATCGACCATGGCGCAGTCATCTCTGAGTTCCCCCTCTCCACTCCTCCCGAGGGGAAAAACTTCCCCAAGAGGAACAGGATCATCAGTGGTCTCTCCTTGGGGGTAGTGATTGTGGAGGCCACGGCGGATAGTGGCTCCCTTATCACTGCCTCCCACGCCTTGGAACAGGGTCGAGAGGTCTTTGCCGTTCCTGGGAACGTGGGGATGACCACAAGCCAGGGGACAAATAGGTTGATCAAACAGGGGGCGAAATTGGTGGAGGGGGCAGGTGACATATTGACGGAGATCTTCCCCCAATACAGGGGCAAGGCCCGGCATGAAGAGCTCCCTGTCCTCAATGATGAGGAACAAGTTATACTGCAACTTCTCTCCCATACCCCTTTGCACATCGATGAGATCAGCAGGCAGGGCCAGATGGAGGTCCAACGGGTATCCACCATCCTATTGGAATTGGAGCTTAAGGGATTGATCAGTCAGTTGGGGGGAAAGATGTTTGTGCGCAACTGAAGGAGGGATTCATGGGGAAGTCTCTGGTCATCGTAGAGTCACCTGCCAAGGCGAGGACCATCAACAAATTTTTGGGGAAGGACTTTGTGGTGAAGGCCTCAATAGGACACATCAAGGACCTCCCAGAGAACAAGCTGGGGGTGGATATAGAGAATAGATTTAGGCCCCAATATGTGGTGATCAAAGGAAAGAAGAAGATCATTGAGGAGCTGAAAAGGGCTAGCCGGGATATCAAGGAGATATACCTCGCCCCTGACCCCGACCGGGAGGGGGAGGCCATCGCCTGGCATATCGCCGAGGAGTTAGGAAATGGGGGAAAGAGGATATATCGGGCCCTCATCCATGAGATCACCCCACAGGCCGTCATCAAGGCCATCAAAAACCCCCGAGAGCTCCAGGAGAGTCTCTATCAAGCCCAGCAGGCCCGCAGGATCTTAGATAGATTAGTTGGGTATAAGATCAGCCCCCTCTTGTGGCAAAAGGTGAAAAGGGGGTTGAGCGCCGGTCGCGTCCAATCAGTGGCCCTAAGGCTTATATGTGACCGAGAGAGGGAGGTCAGGGACTTCGTCCCCCAAGAATACTGGACCATCACGGCGCTACTCCAACACCCGCAAACCCCCCCTCCCTTTGAGGCCAAGCTGACGCAACTTAAGGGGGAAAAGGTAAAGATCAGCAACGAAAAAGAGGCCAATGGGATCATAGATGGTCTGGGGGGGAAGAGGTTTGTGGTCGAGGATGTGGTGAAGAAGGAGAAGAAGCGCTATCCATCTCCCCCCTTCATCACCAGCACCCTGCAGCAAGAGGCCTCCCGAAAACTGCGCTTCTCGGCCAAAAGGACCATGCTCATTGCTCAACAGCTCTATGAGGGGGTCGATCTCGGGGAGTGGGGAAGGGTGGGGCTTATCACCTATATGCGTACCGATTCCGTCCGTCTATCCCAAGACGCTGTTAGGGGGGTCAGGGAGTTGATCCGACAGAGGTTCGGTGAAGATTATCTGCCTGCCAAGCCTAATCACTACAAAAGTCGCCCTGGGGCCCAGGAGGCCCATGAGGCCGTCCGTCCGACCTCCCTGGACTTGCCCCCAGAAAAGGTAAAGGGGTATCTGACCCCTGGCCAGTGGTCCTTATATAAGTTGATTTGGGAGAGATTCATCGCCTGTCAGATGCATCCCGCCCTCTTTGACCAAACGACCATCAAGATCAGGGCCGATGACCACCTCTTTTTGGCGACGGGAAGCGTGATGAAGTTTTCCGGATTCAGGGCCGTATATGTAGAGGGTAAGGATTACCAGGAAGGCGAGGAAGAAGGGGGGATTTTGCCACCTCTAAATTCCGGGCAGGAATTGGAACTCCTCGCTCTCACCCCTAAGCAGCACTTCACCCAACCACCCCCCCGCTTCACCGAGAGTACCTTGGTCAGGGAGCTGGAGGAGAAGGGGATAGGGAGGCCTTCTACTTATGCCACTATCCTTTCCACCGTTCAGGAGAAGAGGTATGTAAAGCTCATCGAGCGTAAATTCCATCCCACTGAGCTGGGATCTTTGGTGACGGATCTCCTCAGCGAGAACTTCCCCACCATTATGGATGTTGGTTTCACTGCACAGTTGGAGGAGAATTTGGACAAGATCGAGGAGCAGAAGGTCACCTGGATAAAGGTCCTAGAGGAGTTTTATACCTCCTTTGAGGAAAACCTCAGGAGGGCCGGAGAGAGAATGAGGGACGTCAAGCGTGAGAGGACACCGACGGAGATCATCTGCGACCAGTGCGGCAGCAAGATGGAGATCAGGTGGGGGAAATATGGCGAATTCCTATCCTGTTCTGCCTACCCGGAATGTAAAAACGCCAAGATGTTCACCAGGGATGGAGAGGGAAAGATCATGGTCAAAGAGGCCCAGAGCGCAGATGAAAGATGCCCGTTGTGCGGCAGCCCGATGCTGATCAAAGAGGGCAAGTATGGGAGATTCCTGGCATGTTCCAAATATCCTGATTGTAAAGGTACCAAACCCCTTAGCACAGGGGTAAGATGTCCACAACAGGGATGTGGAGGGGAGTTGGTCCAGAGGAGGACGAAGAAAGGGAAGATCTTTTACAGTTGCAGCAATTACCCTCAATGTCGTTTTGCCCTTTGGGAGAGGCCGATCCCTCGCCCATGTCCCCGATGCGGCGCCCCCTTTCTGGTGGAGAGGAGGTCAAAAGAAGGTACTAAAATAGTCTGTAAAGAGAGGGAATGTAATTACCAAGAAGAAAAGGA
Coding sequences within it:
- the dprA gene encoding DNA-protecting protein DprA, which translates into the protein MEDKLYWLALNMVPGVGPIAYRNLVAKFQNPQGVFAASVRELSAVEGIGEKTIKAINDFPVEEVAAEELKKAEGLGVSILTFRDQGYPRDLLQIYDFPPLLYMRGELGEEDSLAVAIVGSRRGSPYGRAVTKRISKELSSAGVTVVSGMARGIDTFAHLGALEAGGRTIAVLGCGVDIIYPPENKRLFFDIIDHGAVISEFPLSTPPEGKNFPKRNRIISGLSLGVVIVEATADSGSLITASHALEQGREVFAVPGNVGMTTSQGTNRLIKQGAKLVEGAGDILTEIFPQYRGKARHEELPVLNDEEQVILQLLSHTPLHIDEISRQGQMEVQRVSTILLELELKGLISQLGGKMFVRN
- a CDS encoding LysM peptidoglycan-binding domain-containing protein codes for the protein MKKGLIVFLGLMILLFGLGRAGEAPTAQKALDKEMDYIVKKGDTLWDISQRFYGDPFLWPRLWQQNQYITNPHWIYPGDRIRLYPYKVLIEEGKPPKVEVAKPVLPPKVEEVPAALPPPPVRIKLFSYPEVYSAGFITEEMEGIGSIVGAREDIVMLSEGDEVHLTFQKGMLVKKGDKFTIFRVGDLIRHPITHKVIGRKVMILGIVKVTEPEGETKMGLITLSFDPILRGDELLPYLPPREELAINKLERPLYGWIAASKRKKDDLGEGNIVYIDRGEGDEIKPGHLFQVFRRGQWAIDPISKKKVKLPDDIIGRLIVITTQKKTSTALITKSRLPIHVGDEVIGVTD
- a CDS encoding glycosyltransferase family 39 protein, translating into MSPRLDLSKEDKGNLITLLALGLVLRLYAFSQIYLIAKDGAFQYIPVAKLFYEGEYLQALLQPQLPLYPFLLSLFSHITGDFELAGQLISIIFSILAVFPLYFIGKSLFGPKPAFWTTLLYLINPLMLWSSVDVLKEGAFIFFFFSSVYCSLEFLREGRRAWLIWTVVFAVAGALTRMITLEVLLVLGLWLVYVGLRERLREKKLAYRYLFVVILFFGVIMAFVIPGIWGWEFWIVKKPYAAAEGILQRWFVYQLPSLSHIGERSLYIIGRFIEKAYPLPFLLALVGLGWRVKAKEFGTEERYIALLMVALIIIFFPLLYASGRYLLPAIFLFYLWAGFGFVKMREFIDNRFTRYPKLNAVIFVMLILLTIVPISLQPQRLDKIGRKEVGLWLREQSLSPPLILTNIPRVAYYAGGRYLSIPPKATPEKIVNRGKRAGIDYLVIEEKRSSISKSLTPFEKEGELELILRHPYGRKGRIIYVYRLRGNE
- a CDS encoding 4Fe-4S binding protein — translated: MSGGSDSERGEVYRIDPDRCTLCRLCAEVCPRGAISMPLVEGCVSCGYCLKLFECPSLIMGNDQVEVDERTCIQCGLCVYACPQGAIKERRG
- a CDS encoding DUF2088 domain-containing protein is translated as MRFAALKLPGWTWAEEKIEIYLPQDWQVTIYPMKGWSAPKIPPSKMIAALRNPLGTPPLKELIKGRKEVAIIFDDLSRPTRVEEIALQLIEELLNAGIKEEGIRFVVALGAHAPHNYAILGVS
- a CDS encoding tetratricopeptide repeat protein, producing MTSFLLSWKELIFFIVVFTIFFTPWSTGRRRYLLLGLFIYLLDQPLIANFHPGHMGWWLREPVAWITSATWLGAVALSLGSLKGRKGQRDWEALSETHLYPHLIVISLILLAIFLFNLPAISPQFKVYPDYSFAILLINVPLQYLIGFYLLGFYGGAIKSPLPLALAGVLLCVLLTSLFHLQGTISEYRALLNTPPTQEGATELIKRWEAMLERNKVSSIVSIKLAAYERIGNLKLWVGDLEGARMNYKKVLREDPDCFMAHVGLARLLTEEGRTGKAREAFQRVIERNPYLSWEELAKLVPPLKFKEIFILADVLEAQGRQKEAFCAYRQALQIQPQDPRVNFRLGRIYFTQGNYKKAIVAFQKTLVKNPRHLHALSYLIDIYEEEGMGDLAQQYRDIVMREVVTHRILPSEWQGRAGGSLYWKGGCYTRIQLYRGRILFKIYVRGTPAQGVWPHMVVKLNQEIIGEADVTTREFRPYSFTKDVSTGIYSLWIYFSNDLCLVKEVDGKKVREDRNLFVGAAEITYVR
- a CDS encoding indolepyruvate oxidoreductase subunit beta; the protein is MSLQMIFTGVGGQGVLFATRVFYELAHTKGESVFGSETHGMSQRGGSVVSHLKIGPYHSPLVARGRADVLFGFQKEEGLRNLPMVRRGGAAIINTPGQLPQGEAKEKGIAFYVLDADGLATEIGNPLAANLVLIGYGISTVRLPYTYEEIKEVVSGITPPRLKEANLMALEVGYSSAGP
- the topA gene encoding type I DNA topoisomerase encodes the protein MGKSLVIVESPAKARTINKFLGKDFVVKASIGHIKDLPENKLGVDIENRFRPQYVVIKGKKKIIEELKRASRDIKEIYLAPDPDREGEAIAWHIAEELGNGGKRIYRALIHEITPQAVIKAIKNPRELQESLYQAQQARRILDRLVGYKISPLLWQKVKRGLSAGRVQSVALRLICDREREVRDFVPQEYWTITALLQHPQTPPPFEAKLTQLKGEKVKISNEKEANGIIDGLGGKRFVVEDVVKKEKKRYPSPPFITSTLQQEASRKLRFSAKRTMLIAQQLYEGVDLGEWGRVGLITYMRTDSVRLSQDAVRGVRELIRQRFGEDYLPAKPNHYKSRPGAQEAHEAVRPTSLDLPPEKVKGYLTPGQWSLYKLIWERFIACQMHPALFDQTTIKIRADDHLFLATGSVMKFSGFRAVYVEGKDYQEGEEEGGILPPLNSGQELELLALTPKQHFTQPPPRFTESTLVRELEEKGIGRPSTYATILSTVQEKRYVKLIERKFHPTELGSLVTDLLSENFPTIMDVGFTAQLEENLDKIEEQKVTWIKVLEEFYTSFEENLRRAGERMRDVKRERTPTEIICDQCGSKMEIRWGKYGEFLSCSAYPECKNAKMFTRDGEGKIMVKEAQSADERCPLCGSPMLIKEGKYGRFLACSKYPDCKGTKPLSTGVRCPQQGCGGELVQRRTKKGKIFYSCSNYPQCRFALWERPIPRPCPRCGAPFLVERRSKEGTKIVCKERECNYQEEKD